In Aspergillus oryzae RIB40 DNA, chromosome 6, one genomic interval encodes:
- a CDS encoding putative eukaryotic translation initiation factor 3 subunit EifCh (translation initiation factor 3, subunit h (eIF-3h)), whose protein sequence is MAEKEVPLTAVKVDALVVMKIIKHSSQSFPTTATGSIVGMDVDGTLEITNSFPFPVVEMPADSHFDNAAPNPAAAAPRAKANVAYQAEMIRMLREVNVDANNVGWYTSANMGNFVNMNVIENQFFYQKEMNERTVALVHDVSRSAQGSLSLRAFRLSSKFMTAFKENKFTSEELQKSSLRHQDIFVELPVEIHNSHLITTFIHQLQCPSQSTPTDLPPSLAALEKSSFVKDSVLAPNFDNLSLSIDPFLEKNCDLLLDSIETHHTETNNFQYYQRSLAREQAKITAWQAKRKAENASRAALKQPLLPEDEYQRLFKLPQEPSRLETMLNTRQVEQYSRQIDSFVSATTGKMFAVKGNLLPGETAK, encoded by the exons GCGGA GAAAGAAGTTCCCCTCACGGCCGTCAAGGTCGATGCCTTG GTGGTcatgaagatcatcaagcaCTCTTCTCAGTCTTTCCCGACGACTGCGACCGGTTCGATCGTCGGCATGGACGTGGACGGTACCCTGGAGATCACGAACTCTTTCCCATTCCCGGTCGTTGAGATGCCCGCCGACTCGCACTTCGACAACGCCGCCCCTAACCcggctgctgctgccccTCGTGCGAAGGCCAACGTGGCTTACCAGGCTGAGATGATCCGCATGCTTCGGGAGGTCAACGTCGATGCGAACAACGTCGGTTGGTACACCAGCGCGAACATGGGTAACTTCGTCAACATGAACGTGATCGAGAACCAGTTCTTTTACCAGAAGGAGATGAACGAGCGGACAGTTGCTCTTGTGCACGATGTCAGCCGCAGTGCCCAGGGAAGCCTTAGCCTGCGGGCCTTCCGCCTTTCTTCTAAGTTCATGACTGCTTTCAAGGAGAACAAGTTCACCTCTGAGGA GCTTCAAAAGTCCTCTCTGAGACACCAGGACATCTTCGTTGAGCTTCCAGTTGAAATTCACAACTCTCATTTGATCACCACTTTcatccaccagctccagtgCCCCAGCCAGTCCACTCCTACCGACCTTCCCCCCTCTTTGGCTgctctggagaagagctcCTTCGTTAAGGACAGCGTTCTGGCCCCCAACTTCGACAACCTGTCTCTCAGCATCGACCCCTTCCTCGAGAAGAACTGCGACCTTCTGCTGGACAGCATCGAGACCCACCACACCGAGACCAACAACTTCCAGTACTATCAGCGTTCGCTTGCTCGTGAGCAGGCCAAGATCACCGCCTGGCAAGCCAAGCGCAAGGCCGAGAACGCCAGCCGTGCGGCCCTCAAGCAGCCTCTCCTGCCCGAGGATGAGTACCAGCGTCTGTTCAAGCTTCCCCAGGAGCCCAGCCGCCTCGAGACTATGCTCAACACCCGGCAAGTGGAGCAGTACTCGCGCCAGATCGACAGCTTCGTTTCGGCGACGACGGGTAAGATGTTTGCGGTTAAGGGAAACCTGCTGCCCGGAGAGACCGCCAAATAG
- a CDS encoding putative mitochondrial carrier protein (predicted protein), producing MDNSSLDIWVAGALAAVTVDFLVYPMDTLKTRIQSPNYNHLYKDATGAIKRDVLFRGLYQGVWSVVLATVPSSGAFFTTYESSKHILTLSSIQSQSQSQSSSQNPLPFTHPLPTPLIHALSSSLGEMVSCAILTPAEVLKQNAQVLDMNSPTPTSTKTPRQGATIQVLAKFRHRPWKLWSGYTALVGRNLPFTGLHFPIFEGVRGWLVSWRGRERRNGDRNGGKNGGKNGNGVFERAVLTGIAAGVSGTVASVVTTPIDVVKTRVMLGAGGEELKGTEKTVRKVKGTLAVGREVWKEEGLRGLFRGGALRSVWSAFGMSIYLGIYEGGRMYLEKRRKEDEGGVL from the exons ATGGATAACAGTAGCCTCGATATCTGGGTT gcCGGCGCCCTAGCAGCCGTAACAGTCGACTTCCTAGTATACCCAATGGACACACTCAAAACGCGCATCCAATCACCAAACTACAACCACCTCTACAAAGACGCAACAGGCGCTATTAAACGAGACGTCCTCTTCCGGGGGTTATACCAGGGCGTATGGAGCGTTGTACTCGCAACGGTACCTTCAT CAGGAGCATTCTTCACAACCTACGAAAGCTCAAAACACATCCTaaccctctcctccatccaGTCCCAATCTCAATCCCAATCTTCATCCCAAAACCCCCTCCCATTCACCCACCCCCTCCCCACACCCCTAATCCAcgccctctcctcctcccttgGTGAAATGGTCTCCTGCGCAATCCTCACCCCTGCAGAAGTCCTGAAGCAAAACGCCCAAGTCCTGGACATGAACTCCCCAACCCCCACCAGCACAAAGACACCCAGACAAGGCGCTACAATCCAGGTCTTGGCAAAGTTCAGACACAGGCCTTGGAAGTTGTGGAGTGGGTATACGGCGCTTGTGGGTAGGAATCTGCCGTTTACGGGGTTGCATTTTCCGATTTTTGAGGGGGTGAGGGGGTGGCTTGTTTCTTGGAGGGGTCGGGAGAGGAGAAATGGTGATAGGAATGGAGGCAAGAATGGAGGCAAGAATGGGAATGGGGTGTTTGAGAGGGCGGTTTTGACGGGGATTGCGGCTGGAGTGTCTGGGACTGTGGCTTCGGTTGTTACGACGCCGATTGATGTTGTTAAGACGAGGGTTATGTTGGGGGCTGGCggggaggagttgaagggGACGGAGAAGACGGTTAGGAAGGTGAAGGGGACGTTGGCGGTTGGGAGGGAAGtgtggaaggaggagggcCTTAGGGGGTTGTTTCGTGGAGGTGCGTTGAGGTCGGTTTGGTCGGCTTTTGGGATGAGTATTTATCTAGGGATTTATGAGGGCGGGAGGATGtatttggagaagaggaggaaggaggatgagggtggAGTGTTGTAA
- a CDS encoding uncharacterized protein (predicted protein) codes for MVDADPAQTSPDIVSGPDDMAFVEAPRERRLRRSNTAPKKQETGGLMGLIGTLRQHIRPELPERQKSRSYKDEDAKYMTEPEREDARRQRRDERRRRAMRPDPDREGYATDAGPAMAVPEIQIEDVDARREARRARRASRQGDVDPYQDNEFQEAEERRARRRERQRAREREMQEMQLREEEERAQRRREEKMARRAAREERRAREEQEAREAEAQAQEAREVEAREARAAERRERRRQEREAGIYENPSYDPRSRKRHSYMDDRAARDFYMQGGDPDRAYRSRRHGDDGEHARRRRSRAPEETRPLPMMPGQRKDKTSSWVNSQASDPPEPPPVVPTMLDMPPAPGEPMDGAHSISSDEEARRDLRRKARRRARYPGLTDQEIEEERLRKREARRSERGQKSSSGSADYERDRGMRYDRYDQPPPSSGGKLPNWFKKLTSF; via the coding sequence ATGGTCGATGCAGACCCAGCTCAGACGAGTCCGGACATTGTTTCCGGACCTGATGACATGGCATTTGTGGAGGCTCCGAGGGAACGGCGTTTGAGACGATCAAATACCGCTCCCAAGAAACAGGAGACTGGCGGTCTTATGGGGCTGATCGGAACTTTGCGTCAACACATTCGCCCTGAACTGCCTGAACGCCAAAAGTCTAGGTCTTACAAGGACGAGGATGCCAAGTACATGACGGAGCCAGAGCGAGAGGACGCTCGGCGCCAGAGACGGGACGAGAGGAGAAGACGCGCAATGAGACCGGACCCTGACCGTGAGGGCTATGCTACCGATGCTGGACCAGCAATGGCTGTCCCGGAAATTCAGATAGAAGATGTCGATGCTAGGAGAGAGGCGCGCAGAGCACGGCGCGCTTCTCGACAGGGCGACGTTGATCCGTATCAAGACAACGAGTTTcaagaagccgaagaacGACGAGCAAGACGGCGGGAAAGGCAAAGGGCTCGTGAGCGCGAGATGCAAGAGATGCAACTccgagaggaagaggagagagcaCAGCGACGccgagaggagaagatggctcGTCGGGCTGCTCGTGAAGAGCGCCGTGCCCGGGAGGAGCAAGAAGCTCGAGAGGCGGAAGCGCAGGCacaggaagccagagaagTGGAGGCCCGCGAAGCTAGGGCTGCGGAACGCCGCGAACGGAGGCGGCAGGAAAGGGAGGCAGGAATATATGAGAACCCTAGCTACGACCCGAGATCCAGAAAGCGGCACTCGTATATGGATGATAGAGCCGCCAGGGACTTCTACATGCAGGGCGGGGACCCGGACAGGGCCTATCGCTCTCGCCGTCATGGAGACGACGGTGAACACGCTAGACGCCGAAGGTCCAGGGCGCCCGAGGAGACGAGACCTCTACCTATGATGCCTGGACAGCGCAAAGATAAGACCTCTTCTTGGGTTAATTCACAAGCAAGTGACCCCCCCGAGCCACCGCCGGTTGTGCCAACTATGTTGGACATGCCGCCTGCTCCGGGAGAGCCCATGGATGGGGCACACTCAATCTCATCGGACGAGGAGGCCCGACGCGACCTACGCCGGAAGGCAAGAAGACGGGCCAGATACCCCGGACTTACCGAccaggagattgaggaggagcGCTTGAGGAAACGCGAGGCTCGGAGGTCTGAGAGAGGACAGAAGAGCAGCTCCGGTAGTGCAGACTACGAACGAGACCGTGGAATGAGATATGACCGCTACGACCAACCACCTCCTAGTTCTGGAGGGAAGCTGCCTAACTGGTTTAAGAAACTTACCAGCTTTTAA